One part of the Helicoverpa armigera isolate CAAS_96S chromosome 3, ASM3070526v1, whole genome shotgun sequence genome encodes these proteins:
- the LOC110375145 gene encoding potential E3 ubiquitin-protein ligase ariadne-2 isoform X2 produces MSAESDMEYSDNDGDDYDYYGEQDDCDMEAVDRTKSDPEYFLYTCLKVEEVEKLLNESIELLSNSLQITPSLAKVTLHAYEWNAQEIINKYKENANEVLVYSRVKSRAPVAQGGSSRSSCAVCANTPPIHKYSALACGHYFCNDCWAMHFEVQIMQGVSNTILCMAQDCELRAPEDFVLSHVTKPVLRERYQQFMFKDHVKSHPELRFCPGPNCQWIFRAWTREGARRVECQGCELLTCFSCGAPHHAPTDCPTIRRWLTKCADDSETANYISAHTKDCPKCQICIEKNGGCNHMQCGACRHDFCWVCLGDWKSHGSEYYECSRYKEDPNLSSDSQHAQAREALKKYLHYYERWENHARSLKLEEQTLANLKSRINQKVMAGEGTWIDWQYLWDAAKLLKRCRYTLQYTYPFAYYMDNGPRKELFEYQQAQLEAEIENLSWKVERAETTDRGDLENQMDIAEKRRTTLLKDFLEFHTNNASSSKV; encoded by the exons ATGTCTGCGGAATCTGATATGGAATATTCAGACAATGATGGGGACGACTATGATTACTATGGAGAGCAAGATGACTGTGACATGGAAGCTGTGGATCGAACTAAATCGGAcccagaatattttttatatacctgcCTAAAGGTGGAAGAAGTTGAGAAATTGTTGAATGAATCGATAGAATTGCTCAGCAATAGCCTTCAGATAACGCCTTCACTGGCCAAG GTGACTCTCCATGCATATGAATGGAATGCTCAAgagattataaataagtataaggaGAATGCGAATGAGGTGTTGGTGTACAGCCGCGTGAAGTCACGCGCTCCCGTCGCGCAAGGGGGCTCCAGTCGCTCCAGCTGTGCTGTGTGTGCCAACACTCCACCCATACACAAGTACAGTGCCCTGGCTTGTGGCCACTACTTCTGCAATGACTGCTGGGCGATGCATTTTGAAGTGCAGATCATGCAAG GAGTTTCAAATACTATTCTGTGTATGGCACAGGACTGTGAACTGAGAGCACCTGAAGATTTTGTACTATCACATGTAACTAAGCCTGTGTTGCGGGAGAGATACCAACAATTTATGTTCAAGGATCATGTGAAATCTCACCCTGAACTTAGGTTTTGCCCTGGCCCCAACTGTCAG tGGATATTTAGAGCCTGGACCCGTGAAGGCGCTCGTCGCGTTGAGTGCCAGGGTTGCGAGTTATTAACATGCTTCTCTTGCGGGGCTCCACATCACGCACCTACTGACTGTCCCACTATTCGCCGCTGGCTCACTAAATGTGCTGATGATTCTGAAACAGCCAACTACATCAGTGCCCATACTAAG GACTGCCCAAAGTGTCAGATCTGTATAGAGAAAAATGGAGGCTGTAATCACATGCAGTGTGGTGCATGCAGACATGATTTCTGCTGGGTGTGCCTGGGAGACTGGAAATCACATGGCTCAGAATATTACGAATGTAGTCGCTACAAAGAGGACCCTAACTTGTCCTCGGACAGCCAACATGCTCAA gCCAGGGAAGCTTTAAAGAAGTATTTGCATTACTATGAAAGATGGGAAAATCATGCTCGATCTCTAAAACTGGAAGAACAAACTTTAGCAAATTTAAAAAGTCGCATTAATCAAAAG GTGATGGCTGGTGAAGGCACATGGATAGACTGGCAATATCTCTGGGATGCAGCAAAGTTACTGAAGAGGTGTAGATACACTTTGCAGTATACATATCCCTTTGCATATTACATGGATAATGGCCCTCGTAAAGAGTTATTTGAGTATCAGCAA gcGCAGTTGGAAGCTGAGATAGAAAACTTATCATGGAAGGTGGAAAGGGCGGAAACGACTGATAGAGGTGATTTAGAAAACCAAATGGACATTGCGGAAAAAAGACGAACTACGTTACTCAAAGATTTTCTGGAATTCCATACCAATAACGCCTCAAGCAGTaaagtataa
- the LOC110375145 gene encoding potential E3 ubiquitin-protein ligase ariadne-2 isoform X1: MSAESDMEYSDNDGDDYDYYGEQDDCDMEAVDRTKSDPEYFLYTCLKVEEVEKLLNESIELLSNSLQITPSLAKVTLHAYEWNAQEIINKYKENANEVLVYSRVKSRAPVAQGGSSRSSCAVCANTPPIHKYSALACGHYFCNDCWAMHFEVQIMQGVSNTILCMAQDCELRAPEDFVLSHVTKPVLRERYQQFMFKDHVKSHPELRFCPGPNCQWIFRAWTREGARRVECQGCELLTCFSCGAPHHAPTDCPTIRRWLTKCADDSETANYISAHTKDCPKCQICIEKNGGCNHMQCGACRHDFCWVCLGDWKSHGSEYYECSRYKEDPNLSSDSQHAQVSSHAREALKKYLHYYERWENHARSLKLEEQTLANLKSRINQKVMAGEGTWIDWQYLWDAAKLLKRCRYTLQYTYPFAYYMDNGPRKELFEYQQAQLEAEIENLSWKVERAETTDRGDLENQMDIAEKRRTTLLKDFLEFHTNNASSSKV, from the exons ATGTCTGCGGAATCTGATATGGAATATTCAGACAATGATGGGGACGACTATGATTACTATGGAGAGCAAGATGACTGTGACATGGAAGCTGTGGATCGAACTAAATCGGAcccagaatattttttatatacctgcCTAAAGGTGGAAGAAGTTGAGAAATTGTTGAATGAATCGATAGAATTGCTCAGCAATAGCCTTCAGATAACGCCTTCACTGGCCAAG GTGACTCTCCATGCATATGAATGGAATGCTCAAgagattataaataagtataaggaGAATGCGAATGAGGTGTTGGTGTACAGCCGCGTGAAGTCACGCGCTCCCGTCGCGCAAGGGGGCTCCAGTCGCTCCAGCTGTGCTGTGTGTGCCAACACTCCACCCATACACAAGTACAGTGCCCTGGCTTGTGGCCACTACTTCTGCAATGACTGCTGGGCGATGCATTTTGAAGTGCAGATCATGCAAG GAGTTTCAAATACTATTCTGTGTATGGCACAGGACTGTGAACTGAGAGCACCTGAAGATTTTGTACTATCACATGTAACTAAGCCTGTGTTGCGGGAGAGATACCAACAATTTATGTTCAAGGATCATGTGAAATCTCACCCTGAACTTAGGTTTTGCCCTGGCCCCAACTGTCAG tGGATATTTAGAGCCTGGACCCGTGAAGGCGCTCGTCGCGTTGAGTGCCAGGGTTGCGAGTTATTAACATGCTTCTCTTGCGGGGCTCCACATCACGCACCTACTGACTGTCCCACTATTCGCCGCTGGCTCACTAAATGTGCTGATGATTCTGAAACAGCCAACTACATCAGTGCCCATACTAAG GACTGCCCAAAGTGTCAGATCTGTATAGAGAAAAATGGAGGCTGTAATCACATGCAGTGTGGTGCATGCAGACATGATTTCTGCTGGGTGTGCCTGGGAGACTGGAAATCACATGGCTCAGAATATTACGAATGTAGTCGCTACAAAGAGGACCCTAACTTGTCCTCGGACAGCCAACATGCTCAAGTAAGCAGTCAT gCCAGGGAAGCTTTAAAGAAGTATTTGCATTACTATGAAAGATGGGAAAATCATGCTCGATCTCTAAAACTGGAAGAACAAACTTTAGCAAATTTAAAAAGTCGCATTAATCAAAAG GTGATGGCTGGTGAAGGCACATGGATAGACTGGCAATATCTCTGGGATGCAGCAAAGTTACTGAAGAGGTGTAGATACACTTTGCAGTATACATATCCCTTTGCATATTACATGGATAATGGCCCTCGTAAAGAGTTATTTGAGTATCAGCAA gcGCAGTTGGAAGCTGAGATAGAAAACTTATCATGGAAGGTGGAAAGGGCGGAAACGACTGATAGAGGTGATTTAGAAAACCAAATGGACATTGCGGAAAAAAGACGAACTACGTTACTCAAAGATTTTCTGGAATTCCATACCAATAACGCCTCAAGCAGTaaagtataa
- the LOC110375127 gene encoding DNA-directed RNA polymerase II subunit RPB1, whose amino-acid sequence MATTNDSKALVRQVKRVQFGILSPDEIRRMSVTEGGIRFPETMEGGRPKLGGLMDPRQGVIDRASRCQTCAGNMTECPGHFGHIDLAKPVFHIGFITKTIKILRCVCFYCSKLLVSPTNPKIKEVVMKSKGQPRKRLTYVYDLCKGKNICEGGEDMDIGKEGEEGKRGSGHGGCGHYQPSIRRQGLDLTAEWKHANEDTQEKKIIITAERVWEILKHITDEESFILGMDPKFARPDWMIVTVLPVPPLSVRPAVVMFGSAKNQDDLTHKLADIIKANNELMRNEQSGAAAHVLAENIRLLQFHVATFVDNDMPGMPKAMQKSGKPLKAIKARLKGKEGRIRGNLMGKRVDFSARTVITPDPNLRIDQVGVPRSIAQNLTFPELVTPFNIDRMQELVRRGNAQYPGAKYIVRDNGERIDLRFHPKPSDLHLQHGYKVERHLRDDDLVIFNRQPTLHKMSMMGHRVKVLPWSTFRMNLSCTSPYNADFDGDEMNLHVPQSMETRAEVENIHITPRQIITPQANKPVMGIVQDTLTAVRKMTKRDVFLTKEQVMNLLMFLPTWDGKIPQPCILKPQPLWTGKQIFTLIIPGPVNMIRTHSTHPDEEDDGPYKWISPGDTKVVVEHGELLMGILCKKSLGASAGSLLHICMLELGHETAGRFYGNIQTVINNWLLLEGHSIGIGDTIADPQTYQEIQRAIVKAKEDVIEVIQKAHNMELEPTPGNTLRQTFENQVNRILNDARDKTGGSAKKSLTEYNNLKAMVVAGSKGSNINISQVIACVGQQNVEGKRIPFGFRKRTLPHFIKDDYGPESRGFVENSYLAGLTPSEFYFHAMGGREGLIDTAVKTAETGYIQRRLIKAMESVMVHYDGTVRNSVGQLIQLRYGEDGLAGETVEFQNLPTVKLSNKAFEKKFKFDPSNERYLKRIFSEDIIKELTESGYVISDLESEWEQLCKDREVLRQIFPSGESKVVLPCNFKRMIWNAQKTFHINKRMPTDLSPIKVISGVKDLLKKCVIVAGEDRLSKQANENATLLFQCLVRSTLCTKFVSEEYRLSTVAFEWLIGEIETRFQQAQVNPGEMVGALAAQSLGEPATQMTLNTFHFAGVSSKNVTLGVPRLKEIINISKKPKAPSLTVFLTGGAARDAEKAKNVLCRLEHTTLRKVTANTAIYYDPDPQNTVIAEDQEFVNVYYEMPDFDPTKISPWLLRIELDRKRMTDKKLTMEQIAEKINAGFGDDLNCIFNDDNAEKLVLRIRIMNNEESKFQDNDEETVDKMEDDMFLRCIEANMLSDMTLQGIEAIAKVYMHLPQTEAKKRIIITEQGEFKAIAEWLLETDGTSLMKVLSERDVDPIRTFSNDICEIFQVLGIEAVRKSVEKEMNAVLQFYGLYVNYRHLALLCDVMTAKGHLMAITRHGINRQDTGALMRCSFEETVDVLLDAASHAEVDPMRGVSENIIMGQLPRMGTGCFDLLLDAEKCKLGMEMGGLGVGGVGGGMYFGVGTPSMTPLMTPWSTQNTPGYGSSAWSPGQVGSSMTPGGPSFSPSGASDASGLSPAYSAWSPQPGSPGSPGPPLSPYTSPAGASPSYSPTSPVYAPASPSLTPTSPHYSPTSPSYSPTSPNYSPTSPIYSPTSPSYSPTSPGYSPTSPSYSPTSPSYSPTSPSYSPTSPAYSPTSPSYSPTSPSYSPTSPSYSPTSPSYSPTSPAYSPTSPGYSPSSPSYSPTSPVYSPASPSYSPSSPNYTPTSPAYSPTSPSYSPTSPAYSPTSPSYSPSSPKYSPSPNYSPTSPSVAGRSPTYSPTSPQYSPTSPQYSPTSPAYSPSSPQHPGSTRYSPSSPNYSPSSPNYSPSSPGYSPSSTKYSPTSPTYTPTSPNYSPSSPAYSPTGSGGPTTYSPTSPTYSPTSPNYDDSDD is encoded by the exons ATGGCTACCACGAATGACTCGAAGGCGCTTGTGCGCCAAGTAAAAAGAGTACAATTTGGTATATTATCTCCAGATGAAATC CGACGGATGTCAGTCACAGAAGGGGGAATTCGTTTCCCCGAAACTATGGAGGGTGGCAGACCCAAGCTTGGCGGACTTATGGATCCGCGACAAGGGGTGATTGACAGAGCATCCAGATGTCAAACTTGTGCTGGAAACATGACTGAGTGTCCTGGACACTTTGGACACATTGACTTAGCAAAACCAGTATTCCACATtggttttataacaaaaacaataaagatactCAGATGTGTCTGTTTCTACTGTTCAAAGCTGCTCGTCAGCCCA ACTAACCCAAAGATAAAAGAAGTTGTGATGAAATCAAAAGGACAGCCTCGTAAGAGATTGACCTATGTATATGACTTATGTAAAGGCAAGAATATTTGTGAGGGTGGTGAGGATATGGATATAGGTAAAGAAGGAGAAGAAGGCAAAAGAGGCTCAGGGCATGGAGGTTGTGGTCACTACCAGCCATCCATCAGAAGACAAGGTCTTGATCTGACAGCTGAGTGGAAACATGCCAATGAAGACACTcaggaaaagaaaataataatcactGCAGAAAGAGTTTGGGAAATCCTCAAACATATCACAG ATGAAGAGTCCTTTATACTGGGTATGGATCCTAAATTCGCGAGACCTGACTGGATGATAGTGACAGTTCTGCCAGTACCACCACTGTCTGTGAGACCAGCTGTAGTGATGTTTGGCTCAGCCAAGAACCAGGATGACTTGACACACAAACTTGCTGACATAATCAAAGCAAACAATGAGCTGATGAGGAATGAGCAGTCTGGTGCAGCAGCTCACGTGCTTGCCGAAAACATAAGACTGCTGCAGTTTCATGTAGCCACATTTGTAGATAATGATATGCCTGGAATGCCTAA agcTATGCAGAAATCCGGAAAACCTCTCAAAGCTATAAAGGCACGTCTAAAAGGAAAAGAAGGGAGAATTCGAGGAAATCTCATGGGAAAACGAGTCGATTTCTCAGCGCGTACTGTCATCACGCCTGATCCGAACTTGCGTATTGACCAAGTAGGAGTACCTAGATCTATCGCACAAAACTTGACATTCCCTGAACTTGTTACACCTTTCAATATTGACAGAATGCAGGAACTTGTACGCAGGGGCAATGCACAGTATCCTGGCGCTAAATATATTGTTCGCGATAATGGAGAAAGAATAGATTTAAGATTTCACCCAAAGCCATCAGATTTGCATTTACAACATGGTTACAAAGTTGAACGTCACTTGAGGGATGACGATCTTGTTATTTTCAACCGACAACCAACACTTCACAAGATGAGTATGATGGGTCACAGAGTGAAAGTATTGCCATGGTCGACATTCCGTATGAATTTAAGTTGCACCTCTCCCTATAACGCCGATTTCGACGGTGACGAAATGAATCTTCATGTACCACAATCAATGGAAACAAGGGCCGAGGTTGAAAATATCCACATAACGCCAAGGCAAATTATTACTCCCCAAGCAAATAAACCCGTCATGGGTATTGTGCAGGACACATTGACTGCTGTAAGGAAAATGACTAAGCGTGACGTGTTCCTCACGAAAGAACAAGTAATGAATCTTCTAATGTTCTTACCTACATGGGATGGTAAAATCCCTCAGCCTTGCATTTTGAAACCACAACCATTGTGGACTGGTAAACAAATTTTCACTCTGATTATTCCGGGTCCCGTAAACATGATTCGAACTCATTCCACACATCCTGATGAAGAAGACGACGGTCCATATAAGTGGATCTCTCCCGGAGACACAAAGGTTGTTGTAGAACATGGTGAATTGCTTATGGGCATCTTGTGTAAAAAGTCACTTGGTGCTTCAGCAGGTTCCTTGCTACATATTTGCATGTTGGAACTGGGTCATGAGACGGCAGGTCGCTTCTACGGTAACATTCAAACTGTAATCAACAACTGGCTATTGCTAGAAGGTCACTCTATCGGTATCGGCGACACAATTGCCGATCCTCAGACTTATCAAGAAATTCAGCGCGCCATCGTGAAAGCCAAAGAGGATGTCATAGAAGTCATTCAAAAAGCTCACAACATGGAGCTGGAACCTACTCCTGGTAACACTCTCAGACAGACATTCGAAAATCAAGTGAATCGTATTCTAAACGACGCTCGTGACAAAACTGGTGGATCAGCTAAGAAATCTCTCACTGAGTACAATAACCTAAAGGCTATGGTGGTAGCTGGTTCTAAGGGTTCCAACATTAATATTTCCCAGGTTATTGCTTGTGTAGGGCAACAGAACGTTGAAGGTAAACGTATTCCATTTGGATTCCGTAAAAGAACATTGCCGCATTTCATCAAAGACGATTACGGTCCTGAGTCTAGAGGTTTCGTAGAAAACTCGTATCTTGCCGGTCTTACTCCATCTGAATTCTATTTCCACGCTATGGGAGGTCGTGAAGGTCTTATTGATACTGCCGTTAAGACCGCTGAGACTGGATACATCCAGCGTCGTCTGATAAAGGCTATGGAGTCTGTAATGGTTCACTACGACGGTACTGTCCGTAATTCTGTGGGACAATTGATTCAGTTGAGATATGGTGAAGATGGTCTGGCTGGAGAAACAGTAGAGTTCCAGAACTTGCCTACTGTCAAGTTATCTAACAAGGCATTTGAAAAGAAATTCAAATTTGATCCCTCAAATGAAAGGTATTTGAAGAGGATCTTCAGTGAGGACATAATAAAGGAGTTGACAGAATCTGGTTATGTCATTAGTGATCTTGAGAGTGAATGGGAACAACTTTGCAAGGACAGAGAAGTGTTGCGGCAAATTTTCCCAAGCGGTGAATCTAAAGTTGTATTGCCTTGCAATTTCAAGAGAATGATTTGGAATGCACAAAAGACTTTccatataaacaaaagaatgccTACAGATCTGAGTCCCATTAAGGTTATTTCAGGTGTTAAAGATCTACTGAAAAAGTGCGTTATTGTAGCGGGTGAGGATCGGCTGTCGAAGCAAGCTAATGAAAACGCTACTTTACTATTCCAATGTTTGGTGCGCTCTACGCTTTGCACCAAGTTTGTATCTGAAGAATACAGACTGTCAACAGTTGCTTTTGAGTGGTTGATTGGAGAAATCGAAACCCGATTCCAGCAAGCCCAGGTGAATCCCGGCGAGATGGTGGGCGCCCTGGCCGCCCAGTCTCTGGGTGAACCCGCCACGCAGATGACACTGAACACTTTCCATTTCGCCGGTGTGTCGTCCAAAAACGTAACTCTCGGTGTGCCACGTCTTAAGGAAATTATCAACATCTCTAAGAAACCTAAAGCTCCATCTCTAACGGTGTTCTTGACTGGAGGAGCTGCTAGAGATGCCGAGAAGGCTAAGAACGTGTTATGTAGACTGGAACACACTACATTGCGTAAGGTGACTGCGAACACGGCTATTTACTACGACCCTGACCCGCAAAACACTGTTATTGCTGAAGATCAAGAATTCGTTAATGTTTACTATGAAATGCCTGACTTTGACCCAACAAAGATTTCTCCGTGGCTGCTGCGTATTGAATTAGATCGCAAGAGGATGACGGACAAAAAACTGACTATGGAACAGATTGCTGAAAAGATAAATGCTGGTTTTGGAGACGACTTGAATTGTATTTTCAACGACGACAACGCTGAGAAGCTTGTTCTTCGTATTAGGATTATGAATAATGAAGAAAGTAAATTCCAAGACAATGATGAAGAAACAGTTGACAAAATGGAAGATGACATGTTCTTGAGATGTATTGAAGCTAACATGTTATCAGACATGACACTACAGGGTATTGAGGCTATAGCCAAGGTGTACATGCATTTACCACAGACTGAAGCTAAGAAACGTATCATAATCACGGAACAAGGAGAATTTAAGGCTATTGCTGAATGGTTATTGGAAACTGATGGTACTTCGCTAATGAAAGTACTTTCTGAAAGAGATGTCGATCCTATCAGGACATTCAGTAACGACATTTGTGAAATATTCCAAGTACTGGGTATCGAGGCTGTGCGTAAGTCAGTCGAGAAGGAAATGAATGCTGTGTTGCAGTTCTACGGTCTATACGTGAACTACCGTCATCTTGCTTTGCTTTGTGACGTCATGACGGCCAAAGGTCATCTCATGGCTATTACTCGTCACGGTATCAACAGACAAGACACTGGTGCGCTGATGAGATGCTCATTCGAAGAAACAGTCGACGTGTTGCTGGATGCAGCCAGTCACGCTGAAGTAGATCCAATGAGAGGCGTCTccgaaaatattattatgggCCAACTGCCTAGAATGGGAACTG gttgttTCGATTTGCTACTTGACGCGGAAAAATGTAAACTGGGTATGGAGATGGGAGGTCTCGGTGTGGGAGGAGTCGGCGGCGGCATGTACTTCGGAGTCGGCACTCCATCCATGACACCCTTGATGACTCCATGGTCGACACAGAACACTCCTGGATATGGCAGCAGTGCATGGTCTCCAGGCCAAG TGGGAAGCAGCATGACGCCAGGCGGCCCATCATTCTCGCCATCCGGCGCGTCGGACGCTTCGGGTCTGTCTCCGGCGTACAGCGCGTGGTCGCCGCAGCCCGGCTCGCCGGGGTCGCCGGGGCCGCCGCTGTCGCCCTACACGTCGCCGGCCGGCGCCTCGCCCTCCTACTCGCCCACCAGCCCCGTGTACGCGCCCGCCTCGCCCAGCCTCACGCCCACGTCGCCGCACTACTCGCCGACCAGCCCCTCGTATTCGCCGACTTCACCGAACTATTCGCCGACCTCGCCGATATATTCTCCAACATCGCCGAGCTACTCCCCTACATCGCCTGGCTATTCGCCCACGTCGCCCTCTTATTCTCCCACATCACCGAGCTACTCGCCTACTTCTCCAAGTTATTCTCCGACGAGCCCTGCGTATTCACCGACATCGCCGAGCTATTCGCCAACGTCTCCTAGCTACTCGCCAACGAGTCCGTCTTACTCTCCGACTAGTCCATCGTACTCCCCTACCAGTCCCGCGTACTCCCCCACGTCGCCGGGCTATTCGCCATCTTCGCCGAGCTACTCTCCGACTAGCCCTGTTTACAGTCCCGCATCACCAAGTTACTCCCCGTCTTCACCAAATTATACACCAACATCTCCGGCTTATTCTCCTACAAGTCCGTCATACTCACCGACCTCACCAGCGTATTCCCCGACTTCACCCAGTTATTCACCATCTTCGCCTAAATATTCACCATCTCCCAACTATTCTCCGACGTCACCGTCAGTCGCAGGCAGGAGTCCTACATACTCTCCAACAAGTCCCCAATACTCTCCCACAAGTCCGCAGTACTCCCCGACGAGCCCGGCATATTCTCCCTCGTCTCCACAACACCCAGGAAGCACACGTTACTCGCCATCATCACCGAATTATTCACCGTCTTCTCCAAATTATTCTCCATCCTCGCCAGGATACTCACCGTCTTCGACAAAGTATTCACCGACGTCTCCGACGTACACCCCAACTTCCCCCAACTATTCACCATCATCCCCCGCATACTCTCCGACCGGTTCGGGAGGACCGACTACATATTCTCCAACATCTCCTACATATTCTCCTACTTCACCTAATTATGACGACAGCGACGATTAG